A single window of Undibacterium sp. 5I1 DNA harbors:
- a CDS encoding ferritin-like domain-containing protein, producing the protein MLYPELFKSLEQVRWNMDTDIKWDQYDASKLTLEQAQTIKMNAITEWSALPATEMFLRDNRGDSDFCAFMSIWFFEEQKHSLVLMEYLRRFHPELVPTEEELDKVRFEFDPAPPLETLMLHFCGEIRLNHWYRCASDWHTEPVIKQIYKIISQDEARHGGAYLRYMKKALGEAGDTARAAFAKIGVLMASARRTEKPLHPTNLHVNQSLFPNDTIQSRLPDPDWLERWLDGQINFDIVWEKKVIERILHNMSLLFERTFESVQDLNRYRKEVSQRLAASDNAVLAAGVVPGAV; encoded by the coding sequence ATGCTTTACCCAGAACTGTTTAAATCCTTAGAGCAAGTCCGCTGGAACATGGATACCGACATCAAGTGGGATCAGTACGATGCTTCTAAGTTGACGTTGGAACAGGCGCAAACCATCAAAATGAACGCGATTACCGAATGGTCTGCATTGCCTGCCACAGAAATGTTTTTGCGTGATAACCGGGGCGACAGCGATTTTTGCGCTTTTATGTCCATCTGGTTTTTTGAAGAGCAAAAGCATTCTTTGGTCCTGATGGAGTATCTGCGTCGCTTCCACCCGGAATTGGTACCAACCGAGGAAGAGCTGGATAAAGTTCGCTTTGAATTTGATCCTGCCCCACCGCTAGAAACCCTGATGCTGCATTTTTGCGGCGAGATTCGCTTAAACCATTGGTATCGTTGTGCCTCCGACTGGCACACCGAACCCGTCATTAAACAAATTTATAAAATCATTAGCCAGGATGAAGCACGGCATGGCGGCGCCTATTTGCGCTATATGAAAAAAGCCTTGGGCGAAGCAGGCGATACTGCGCGTGCAGCTTTCGCCAAGATCGGCGTCTTGATGGCATCAGCCCGCCGCACGGAAAAGCCTTTGCATCCGACCAATTTGCATGTCAATCAATCGCTGTTTCCTAATGACACCATACAAAGCCGCTTGCCAGATCCTGATTGGCTGGAGCGTTGGTTAGACGGGCAAATTAATTTTGATATCGTGTGGGAAAAGAAAGTCATAGAACGTATTTTGCATAATATGTCGCTACTGTTTGAGCGTACTTTTGAGTCGGTACAAGATTTGAATCGCTATCGTAAGGAAGTGTCACAAAGGTTGGCTGCGAGTGACAATGCGGTGCTGGCGGCTGGCGTGGTGCCAGGCGCTGTTTAA
- the trmL gene encoding tRNA (uridine(34)/cytosine(34)/5-carboxymethylaminomethyluridine(34)-2'-O)-methyltransferase TrmL, which yields MFHVVLVEPEIPPNTGNIIRLCANTGVQLHLIEPLGFPLDDSKMKRAGLDYHDYATMKVHKNYAAFLEQEQPDLTRMFAMTTHGSSTFASVQFQPGDYFVFGAETRGLAPELRASFPSEQRIRLPMRPDNRSLNLSNTVAIVVYEAWRQNGFAGGA from the coding sequence TTGTTCCACGTCGTTCTGGTCGAACCCGAAATCCCGCCGAATACCGGCAATATTATCCGTCTATGCGCCAATACAGGTGTGCAGTTGCACTTGATTGAACCTCTCGGCTTTCCGCTGGATGACAGCAAGATGAAGCGGGCTGGTCTGGATTATCACGACTACGCCACGATGAAAGTACATAAAAACTACGCCGCGTTTTTAGAGCAAGAGCAACCCGATCTGACGCGTATGTTTGCGATGACGACGCATGGCTCCTCCACCTTTGCCTCCGTACAGTTTCAGCCAGGTGATTATTTTGTATTTGGCGCAGAGACACGCGGATTAGCGCCCGAGCTACGCGCCTCCTTCCCGAGCGAGCAAAGAATACGGCTACCGATGCGCCCCGACAACCGTAGTCTCAATCTGTCCAACACGGTCGCCATCGTGGTGTATGAGGCATGGCGTCAAAACGGTTTTGCAGGCGGAGCCTGA
- a CDS encoding ComF family protein codes for MPSMHFAKIATTISTQLAKTVQFLPSSCALCGLHLSNKSARKSELICTDCYEDFFTASVSRCSQCALPLLTSLLTPLPTSSDQIEQSTQTAAIEKTPSGAVRCGECIANPPSFDHTVVACNYVAPVDQLALALKFAHQLMLAPLLSDLLRDAIVQDAKGDLPDLLAAVPLGQQRLIERGFNQAVEIGKPLSRQLGIPFLPDLLERTRNTAQQSSLHPDERQKNVRNAFIPNELLIEQIYGKHIGIVDDVMTTGTTLHEIATVLKRFGVRRISNYVFARTLPH; via the coding sequence ATGCCATCTATGCATTTCGCCAAAATAGCGACCACCATCAGCACACAGCTCGCAAAAACTGTCCAGTTTTTGCCGTCCTCGTGCGCGTTATGCGGCCTGCATCTGTCAAACAAGTCTGCAAGAAAATCTGAATTGATCTGTACCGATTGTTATGAGGATTTTTTCACTGCAAGCGTATCGCGTTGCAGCCAATGCGCGCTGCCGCTACTAACATCATTATTAACACCGCTACCGACATCATCAGATCAAATAGAGCAAAGCACGCAGACGGCTGCAATCGAAAAAACACCGTCTGGTGCAGTGCGCTGCGGCGAATGCATCGCAAACCCACCCAGCTTTGATCACACTGTCGTCGCCTGCAATTACGTAGCGCCCGTAGATCAATTAGCCCTGGCGCTCAAATTTGCACACCAGCTCATGTTAGCGCCGCTATTATCCGACTTGCTACGCGACGCGATTGTTCAAGATGCTAAAGGCGATTTACCTGATCTGCTGGCAGCGGTGCCGCTAGGCCAGCAAAGATTGATTGAGCGTGGCTTTAATCAGGCAGTTGAAATTGGCAAACCTTTATCTCGTCAGCTTGGCATTCCATTTTTACCCGACTTGCTGGAACGCACCCGCAACACTGCCCAACAAAGTAGCCTGCACCCTGATGAGAGACAAAAAAACGTCCGTAACGCCTTCATCCCGAACGAGCTATTGATCGAACAAATTTACGGTAAGCATATCGGCATCGTCGATGACGTCATGACCACCGGCACCACGCTGCATGAAATCGCTACTGTGTTAAAACGTTTTGGCGTACGTAGAATCAGCAATTATGTTTTTGCCCGAACCCTGCCCCACTAA
- a CDS encoding methyltransferase domain-containing protein has product MLSAPIDLSRVRRLFADPKKLAGSEFLRREIASRMREKLELVKIQPERLLDAGCGEAIDLIHMQSLFPQAHLLGIDASLPMLKAAADKQVAAQSAVSRLFANLLPAGLRSSSRASLLCADFARLPVAANTVDLVWSNLALHWHPQPDLVFAEWRRVLRTEGLLMFSCFGPDSLIELRQAFAKIDGLPHTLPFVDMHDFGDMLVNAGFSTPVMDMEKITLTYSDVEKLFADVRALGGNPLLTRRQGLLGKHDYRRLCDALLQMRGADGRIPLTFEVVYGHAFRPIPKKLASGESIIRLDFPKK; this is encoded by the coding sequence ATGCTCAGCGCCCCCATTGATTTAAGTCGTGTTCGTCGTTTGTTTGCCGATCCCAAAAAACTGGCGGGATCAGAATTTTTGCGTCGCGAAATCGCTAGCCGTATGCGGGAAAAATTAGAGCTGGTAAAAATACAGCCAGAACGTCTTTTGGATGCTGGTTGTGGTGAGGCAATCGATCTGATTCATATGCAGAGTTTGTTTCCGCAAGCGCATTTATTGGGGATTGACGCATCGCTGCCGATGTTAAAGGCGGCGGCTGACAAACAAGTTGCAGCACAGAGTGCGGTTAGTCGCCTGTTTGCCAATTTGTTGCCTGCGGGTTTGCGCTCAAGTTCCCGTGCGAGCTTGCTCTGCGCCGATTTTGCCCGTTTGCCGGTAGCGGCGAATACCGTCGATCTGGTCTGGTCGAATCTTGCTCTGCATTGGCATCCGCAACCCGATTTGGTCTTTGCTGAATGGCGACGGGTGTTGCGTACCGAAGGTTTATTGATGTTTTCTTGTTTTGGGCCAGATAGTCTGATCGAATTGCGTCAGGCCTTTGCAAAAATTGACGGATTGCCGCATACCTTGCCTTTTGTCGACATGCATGATTTTGGCGATATGCTGGTGAATGCTGGTTTTTCTACACCAGTGATGGATATGGAAAAAATCACTCTGACTTACAGCGATGTCGAAAAACTGTTTGCCGATGTGCGCGCCTTGGGCGGCAATCCTCTTCTTACACGGCGCCAGGGCTTGTTGGGCAAACATGATTATCGTCGTCTGTGCGACGCATTACTGCAGATGCGCGGTGCCGATGGCAGAATTCCGCTGACATTTGAGGTGGTATATGGCCATGCATTCCGGCCAATACCCAAAAAATTAGCATCAGGAGAATCCATCATTCGATTGGATTTTCCCAAAAAGTAA
- a CDS encoding cytochrome oxidase small assembly protein: MSNNKKANNTRTGLILFTVALVFFVGVIVKQSFFR; encoded by the coding sequence ATGAGTAATAACAAGAAGGCCAATAACACTAGAACAGGGTTGATTCTGTTCACTGTTGCCTTAGTATTTTTTGTTGGTGTTATCGTTAAACAATCGTTTTTCCGCTAA
- a CDS encoding EAL domain-containing protein, which produces MKNVGTWTWNEEAEEFVWSPQMCAIMGRDPGKARLSKAEAKSFYPSDIWQQLQDALHNTVRHGTPFEIEYQLTSAKGEIQWLQQRGILNTDKQLSNAAAIKHASTVRGMVEDISTTKQVNQRFQNSNHDLMNLIDALPVCISYIDKEYRYQFANKTYERWFGYDKTEVIGLKVSVVVGEQAFEKSLPHLSRALTGEFVSFETYMKYVTGNDRWVTIELYPDMDIDGVRGVYAFVQDISQQKKSEEQYKQNEELWKMALEVSGDGVWDWYPQTGVEILSPRLKEIYGYGGTDINDLSEELDKRTHPEDLAQMYADRQAHFDGLTPIYLNEHRVQCKDGTWKWILTRGTVIQRNAQGLPVRVIGTHTDISERKNAETALQESAERLRMALLANHQGLYDLNVQTGVTIVNEEYANMLGYTVAEMNETSNAWFARLHPDDVDKASTIYQDYLAGKIPEYRVEIRQKTRTGEWRWLQSIGTIVERDHDGKPLRMVGTHLDITERKNAEAMIWQQANIDTLTGLPNRRMFYDRLEQDIKKSKRNGRSLAVLFIDLDHFKEVNDTLGHSVGDILLVEAAKRLLTCVRESDTVARLGGDEFTVSLPDQHNPEDVEQIAQSIIKKMSSSFQLANEEVFLSASIGITLYPDDAVSLDDLLKNADQAMYAAKNAGRNRFNYFTPSLQVAALARLRLGSDLRIAIAEQQLSVYFQPIIDLNTGIIQKAEALIRWQHPQRGFISPLEFIAIAETSDLIFDIGETVFKASVRWLQRWRNLYPAQKNFQISINQSPVEFQRDGSRYANWINHLHEAELPGQAITIEITEGLLLDASTLVSDKLLQFRDAGMQVALDDFGTGYSSLSYLKKFDIDYLKIDQSFVRNMTPGSSDSALAEAIIVMAHKLGLKVIAEGVETEEQRDLLKQAGCDFAQGYLFSRPIPPEDFERLLAG; this is translated from the coding sequence TTGAAAAATGTCGGTACATGGACTTGGAATGAAGAAGCGGAAGAATTCGTCTGGTCACCGCAGATGTGCGCGATCATGGGCCGCGATCCCGGCAAAGCACGGCTCTCCAAGGCTGAGGCTAAAAGTTTCTATCCCAGCGATATCTGGCAGCAATTGCAAGATGCCTTGCACAACACCGTGCGCCACGGCACGCCGTTCGAAATCGAATACCAACTGACCAGCGCCAAAGGCGAAATTCAGTGGTTACAACAGCGCGGCATTCTAAATACAGACAAACAACTTAGCAACGCCGCTGCGATCAAACATGCCAGTACGGTACGCGGCATGGTGGAAGACATCAGTACTACCAAACAGGTCAATCAACGCTTTCAAAATTCGAATCATGATCTGATGAATCTGATTGACGCCTTGCCTGTCTGTATCTCATATATCGACAAAGAGTATCGCTACCAGTTCGCCAATAAAACTTATGAGCGATGGTTTGGCTACGATAAAACCGAAGTGATTGGTCTGAAGGTGTCGGTCGTCGTCGGTGAGCAGGCATTTGAAAAATCACTCCCTCATCTTAGTCGCGCGCTCACCGGTGAATTTGTCTCTTTTGAAACGTATATGAAATACGTCACCGGCAATGACCGCTGGGTGACGATAGAACTCTACCCAGACATGGATATTGATGGCGTACGCGGTGTGTACGCTTTTGTGCAGGATATTTCTCAGCAAAAGAAAAGCGAAGAACAGTACAAGCAAAATGAAGAGCTATGGAAAATGGCGCTGGAAGTTTCAGGCGACGGGGTCTGGGATTGGTACCCGCAAACCGGGGTAGAGATACTCTCGCCAAGACTGAAAGAAATCTACGGCTACGGCGGCACCGACATTAATGACTTATCGGAAGAGCTAGACAAGCGCACTCACCCCGAAGATCTGGCACAAATGTACGCCGACCGTCAGGCGCATTTTGATGGCCTCACGCCGATTTATTTGAACGAACATCGGGTGCAATGCAAGGACGGTACCTGGAAGTGGATATTGACCCGCGGTACCGTCATACAACGTAATGCCCAAGGTTTGCCAGTACGCGTAATCGGTACCCATACCGATATCTCAGAACGTAAAAATGCAGAAACCGCCTTGCAGGAAAGTGCCGAACGTCTGCGCATGGCGCTGCTGGCAAATCATCAAGGTTTGTACGATCTGAATGTGCAAACCGGTGTCACCATCGTCAACGAAGAATATGCCAATATGCTTGGCTATACCGTTGCAGAAATGAATGAAACCAGCAACGCCTGGTTCGCTCGTCTGCATCCCGATGACGTAGATAAAGCAAGTACTATTTACCAGGATTATCTAGCCGGAAAAATCCCCGAATATCGCGTTGAAATTCGTCAAAAAACTCGCACTGGTGAATGGCGCTGGCTGCAATCCATCGGTACCATCGTAGAGCGTGATCATGACGGAAAGCCACTGCGCATGGTAGGTACGCACCTAGACATTACCGAGCGTAAAAATGCCGAGGCCATGATCTGGCAGCAAGCCAATATCGATACGCTGACCGGGTTGCCAAACCGCCGCATGTTTTATGACCGGCTTGAGCAAGATATCAAGAAAAGTAAGCGTAATGGCCGCTCACTAGCCGTACTATTTATTGATCTGGATCACTTCAAAGAAGTGAACGATACGCTAGGCCATTCTGTCGGCGATATCCTGCTGGTAGAAGCTGCCAAACGGCTGCTCACTTGCGTCAGAGAATCCGACACAGTCGCCCGATTAGGAGGCGATGAATTTACTGTTTCGCTTCCAGATCAACATAACCCGGAAGACGTAGAGCAGATCGCACAAAGCATTATCAAAAAAATGTCTAGCTCTTTTCAACTGGCGAACGAAGAAGTGTTTTTATCGGCCAGTATTGGCATTACCTTGTATCCAGATGATGCCGTCAGCCTAGACGACTTATTGAAGAACGCCGATCAGGCAATGTATGCAGCAAAGAATGCCGGTCGCAATCGTTTTAATTACTTTACACCCAGTCTGCAAGTTGCAGCATTGGCGCGACTGCGGTTGGGTAGCGATTTACGCATCGCCATCGCAGAGCAGCAACTCTCCGTGTATTTCCAACCAATTATTGACTTAAACACTGGGATCATCCAAAAAGCGGAAGCCTTAATACGCTGGCAGCACCCACAACGAGGCTTTATCAGCCCGCTGGAATTCATCGCCATTGCTGAGACCAGTGACTTGATTTTTGATATTGGCGAGACTGTTTTTAAAGCCTCAGTACGTTGGCTGCAACGCTGGAGAAACCTATATCCGGCGCAGAAGAATTTTCAAATCAGCATTAATCAATCACCGGTAGAATTCCAACGCGACGGTTCTCGTTATGCGAACTGGATTAATCATTTGCATGAAGCAGAGTTGCCCGGCCAGGCAATTACTATCGAAATTACTGAAGGCTTGCTATTGGACGCCAGCACCCTCGTCAGCGATAAGTTATTACAGTTCCGCGATGCAGGGATGCAAGTTGCGTTGGATGATTTTGGAACTGGTTATTCTTCGCTATCGTATCTAAAAAAATTCGACATCGATTACCTCAAAATTGATCAATCCTTTGTCCGTAACATGACACCAGGATCAAGCGATAGCGCCTTGGCAGAAGCTATTATTGTCATGGCACACAAGCTAGGATTAAAAGTGATTGCAGAAGGTGTAGAAACCGAAGAGCAGCGTGACTTATTAAAGCAAGCCGGATGTGATTTTGCGCAAGGCTATTTGTTTTCCAGACCGATACCGCCGGAGGATTTTGAGCGGCTACTGGCGGGTTGA
- a CDS encoding cytochrome c oxidase assembly protein, which yields MSDEIKPDKFGRKQLNANMLGKLLVIAALMFGFGYALVPIYKQICELTGVNILTPKDISVKEISNSQIDRSREVIVEFDANTQGPWRFRPTVSSMKVHPGEMTQVLYEVVNKQSYKMDAQAIPSYAPQQAAAYFKKMECFCFKQQTLEANEARQMPVVFYIDPELPKEVKTITLSYTFFEVGGKPKTAAVDAVPKG from the coding sequence ATGTCGGATGAGATAAAGCCAGACAAGTTTGGTCGCAAGCAACTGAACGCCAATATGCTGGGTAAGTTATTGGTGATCGCGGCATTGATGTTTGGCTTTGGTTACGCGTTAGTACCTATTTACAAACAAATTTGTGAATTGACTGGCGTAAATATCCTCACTCCGAAAGATATTTCTGTAAAGGAAATTTCTAATTCGCAGATAGATCGTTCGCGTGAAGTGATTGTTGAGTTTGATGCAAATACCCAGGGGCCGTGGCGTTTTCGTCCTACCGTGTCTAGCATGAAAGTGCATCCGGGTGAAATGACGCAAGTCCTGTATGAAGTCGTAAATAAGCAGTCATACAAGATGGACGCACAGGCAATTCCCAGTTATGCGCCACAACAAGCGGCTGCCTACTTTAAAAAAATGGAATGCTTTTGTTTTAAGCAGCAAACATTAGAGGCAAACGAGGCAAGACAAATGCCTGTAGTGTTTTATATCGACCCTGAATTGCCTAAAGAAGTGAAGACAATAACCTTGTCGTACACATTTTTTGAGGTTGGTGGCAAACCAAAAACTGCAGCAGTCGATGCAGTACCTAAGGGTTAA
- the coxB gene encoding cytochrome c oxidase subunit II codes for MKYAKRLPSLMLGASLLAAGMPSWAVVDSQGGPAVMQLNLQTPVTQIASQIYSLHNLMLVICLVIFVAVFGVMFYSIFKHRKSAGHKAATFHESTTVEILWTIVPFVIVIAMALPATRTVVAMKDTSNADITIKATGMQWKWGYDYLKGDGEGISFLSTLATPRSQVGSPGVAPSEARGDNYLLEVDNEVVVPVNKKVRLITTANDVIHSWTIPAFGVKQDAIPGYVRDTWFKAEKTGTYRGQCVELCGKEHAFMPIVVKVVSDADYKVWVDGKKKEMAAKADDPSKVWTVDESKARGEKIYAANCVACHQANGKGVPGAFPALDGSAVVNGPRAGQIDILLNGKNNKMPAWKSVLSDTEIAAVITYTRNSWSNKAAENIVQPAEVLAARK; via the coding sequence ATGAAATACGCGAAGCGATTACCGTCGTTAATGCTTGGTGCCTCGCTCCTGGCGGCAGGTATGCCATCATGGGCAGTGGTGGATAGTCAGGGCGGTCCTGCAGTGATGCAGTTGAACTTGCAGACACCAGTGACGCAGATAGCATCACAAATTTATTCACTGCATAATTTGATGCTCGTGATTTGCCTGGTTATTTTTGTGGCTGTTTTCGGCGTGATGTTTTACTCGATTTTTAAACATCGTAAATCAGCAGGTCATAAAGCGGCGACTTTCCACGAAAGTACCACCGTCGAAATTCTCTGGACTATCGTTCCATTCGTTATTGTGATCGCTATGGCTTTGCCAGCGACTAGAACAGTAGTAGCAATGAAAGATACGTCCAACGCAGATATCACGATCAAAGCAACTGGCATGCAATGGAAGTGGGGTTACGACTATCTCAAAGGCGACGGCGAAGGGATTTCTTTCTTGTCCACGCTGGCAACTCCAAGATCCCAGGTCGGTTCTCCTGGCGTCGCTCCCTCTGAAGCACGTGGTGACAACTACTTGTTAGAAGTCGATAACGAAGTGGTCGTGCCGGTCAATAAAAAAGTTCGCCTGATTACGACTGCGAACGACGTCATTCATTCCTGGACTATCCCTGCATTTGGCGTAAAACAAGATGCGATTCCTGGTTATGTTCGTGATACCTGGTTTAAAGCAGAAAAGACCGGTACTTACCGCGGTCAGTGCGTAGAACTGTGCGGTAAAGAACACGCGTTCATGCCTATCGTCGTCAAAGTCGTCTCTGATGCAGACTATAAAGTCTGGGTGGATGGTAAGAAAAAAGAAATGGCTGCAAAAGCAGACGACCCAAGCAAAGTCTGGACAGTGGATGAGTCCAAAGCGCGTGGTGAAAAGATTTATGCTGCCAATTGCGTAGCTTGCCACCAGGCTAATGGTAAAGGCGTACCAGGCGCATTTCCCGCCTTGGATGGTTCTGCCGTTGTGAATGGCCCTCGCGCCGGACAAATTGATATTTTGCTCAACGGTAAAAATAACAAAATGCCTGCATGGAAATCAGTTTTGTCAGATACAGAAATTGCTGCTGTAATTACTTACACGCGTAATAGCTGGTCGAATAAAGCCGCCGAAAATATCGTTCAGCCAGCAGAAGTGCTCGCTGCTCGTAAGTAA
- the ctaD gene encoding cytochrome c oxidase subunit I, giving the protein MSSTTVAHAHDHAHDDHAHDHPHGWRRYLFATNHKDIGNLYLWFAFTMLLSGGVLALIIRSELFQPGLQLVQPEFFNQLTTMHGLIMVFGAIMPAFVGFANWMIPLQIGASDMAFARMNNFSFWLMPPAALLLLGSFWVPGGATAAGWTLYAPLSTQMGPGMDMAIFAIHIMGASSIMGSINIITTILNMRAPGMTLMKMPMFCWTWLITAYLLIAVMPVLAGAITMTLTDRHFGTSFFNAAGGGDPVMYQHIFWFFGHPEVYIMILPAFGIVSQIVPAFARKPLFGYASMVYATSSIAILSFIVWAHHMFTTGMPVTAQLFFMYATMLISVPTGVKVFNWIATMWRGSMTFETPMLFAIGFIFVFTMGGFTGLILAVTPIDIQLQDTYYVVAHFHYVLVAGSLFALFAGYYYWSPKWTGFMYNELRGKIHFWGSLIWFNVTFFPMHFLGLAGMPRRYADYPAQFTDFNQVATVGAFGFGLMQVYFLFAVVIPSIKGGKPALAKPWDGAEGLEWTVPSPAPFHTFEEPPTVK; this is encoded by the coding sequence ATGAGCTCTACTACAGTCGCGCACGCTCACGACCACGCACATGACGATCACGCTCATGACCATCCACATGGCTGGCGTCGTTACTTATTTGCGACCAATCATAAAGATATCGGTAATTTGTATCTGTGGTTCGCATTCACGATGTTGTTGTCTGGCGGTGTCTTAGCACTGATTATCCGTAGCGAATTATTTCAGCCTGGTCTGCAATTAGTTCAGCCGGAATTTTTTAACCAACTGACGACTATGCATGGTCTGATCATGGTGTTCGGTGCGATTATGCCGGCTTTCGTTGGCTTCGCTAACTGGATGATTCCGCTGCAAATCGGCGCGTCTGATATGGCGTTTGCCCGTATGAATAATTTCTCATTCTGGTTGATGCCTCCTGCTGCATTGTTACTACTAGGCTCGTTTTGGGTTCCAGGTGGTGCAACTGCTGCCGGCTGGACATTATATGCACCGCTGTCCACGCAAATGGGACCTGGTATGGATATGGCGATTTTCGCTATTCATATCATGGGTGCTTCTTCGATTATGGGTTCGATTAACATCATCACGACAATTCTGAACATGCGCGCTCCTGGCATGACTTTGATGAAGATGCCGATGTTTTGCTGGACCTGGTTGATTACAGCTTATTTGCTGATCGCTGTAATGCCTGTACTGGCTGGTGCGATTACGATGACACTGACTGATCGTCATTTCGGTACGTCGTTCTTTAACGCTGCCGGTGGCGGTGATCCTGTGATGTACCAACACATTTTCTGGTTCTTCGGACATCCAGAGGTGTACATCATGATTCTGCCTGCGTTTGGTATCGTCTCGCAAATTGTTCCCGCCTTTGCCCGTAAGCCTTTGTTTGGTTATGCCTCCATGGTCTATGCAACATCGTCCATCGCGATTTTGTCTTTCATCGTTTGGGCGCATCACATGTTCACAACAGGTATGCCAGTAACAGCGCAGCTGTTCTTCATGTATGCCACGATGCTGATCTCGGTTCCTACAGGCGTGAAGGTATTTAACTGGATTGCGACAATGTGGAGAGGCTCTATGACTTTTGAGACGCCAATGCTGTTCGCAATCGGATTTATCTTTGTATTTACTATGGGTGGTTTTACTGGTTTGATTCTGGCCGTAACGCCAATTGATATCCAGTTACAAGACACCTATTATGTGGTCGCTCATTTCCACTACGTATTAGTTGCTGGCTCTCTGTTTGCCTTATTTGCTGGATACTACTACTGGAGTCCGAAATGGACTGGTTTTATGTACAACGAATTACGTGGCAAGATCCATTTCTGGGGTTCGCTGATTTGGTTTAACGTCACCTTCTTCCCTATGCATTTCTTAGGGCTGGCAGGTATGCCGCGCCGTTACGCAGACTATCCTGCTCAATTTACTGATTTCAACCAAGTTGCCACAGTTGGTGCGTTTGGATTTGGTTTGATGCAAGTTTATTTCCTGTTTGCGGTCGTTATACCTTCCATCAAAGGTGGTAAGCCAGCGTTGGCAAAACCTTGGGATGGCGCAGAAGGTCTGGAATGGACAGTTCCAAGTCCAGCTCCTTTCCACACGTTTGAAGAACCACCAACCGTAAAATAA
- a CDS encoding DUF2970 domain-containing protein, with protein MGELKQASKRKASFFVTMKAVFWSFLGIRKKSDYEQDAAQLNPVHVILAGILGAIIFITILVLIVKSVVAK; from the coding sequence ATGGGTGAGCTAAAGCAGGCAAGTAAGCGTAAAGCTTCATTTTTTGTAACGATGAAGGCAGTATTCTGGTCATTTCTAGGAATACGCAAAAAATCTGATTATGAACAGGATGCAGCGCAACTAAATCCTGTTCACGTAATACTCGCTGGCATACTCGGAGCGATTATCTTCATAACGATACTGGTGTTAATAGTTAAAAGTGTCGTAGCAAAATAA
- the rfaE2 gene encoding D-glycero-beta-D-manno-heptose 1-phosphate adenylyltransferase: MDYFENKITSFADLQQRVAALPKPVVMTNGVFDILHRGHVTYLAQARMLGGSLVVAVNTDASVRRLGKGDDRPVNQSQDRMAVLAALEAVSLVVDFDDDTALQAVQLAHPDIYVKGGDYDMSAIPEGQAVLAYGGQVAAIEFEHDRSTSQLLARVRSQK; this comes from the coding sequence ATGGACTATTTCGAGAACAAAATCACCAGCTTCGCTGATCTGCAACAACGCGTCGCCGCCTTGCCAAAACCGGTCGTAATGACCAACGGTGTATTTGATATTTTGCATCGTGGTCACGTCACTTATCTGGCGCAAGCACGCATGTTAGGTGGTTCTTTGGTGGTGGCGGTCAACACAGATGCATCGGTCAGACGCTTAGGCAAGGGCGATGACAGGCCGGTCAATCAATCTCAGGACAGAATGGCGGTATTAGCCGCGTTGGAAGCGGTCAGCCTGGTCGTGGATTTTGATGACGACACTGCCTTGCAGGCGGTGCAACTGGCGCACCCGGACATCTACGTTAAAGGCGGCGATTACGATATGAGTGCCATCCCCGAAGGCCAGGCAGTATTAGCCTATGGTGGTCAGGTTGCTGCCATTGAATTTGAACATGATCGTTCTACCAGCCAATTATTAGCGCGAGTGCGCTCACAAAAATAA